In Triticum urartu cultivar G1812 chromosome 6, Tu2.1, whole genome shotgun sequence, the following proteins share a genomic window:
- the LOC125514067 gene encoding uncharacterized protein LOC125514067, with protein MSETLKHRGTIKHRFSTLRWNKAISNLTDKQKGYVSKHDLDNLLHINKHLIVPIGFMQWLADHTHSNVVFKYKNKVIQIQREMVNQVFGIQSGSEPFPTESNDPAVVAKVKALSDKYKSGSRTIPIENIVNMMKNDETEEGFICSFLFLFISTVLCPITGNYAIWKLLYGLHDISKLYNYDLASYCVNHLSEEIGSFHENIFNRVSIVLNDPIWVGGYLPMLVIIYMDFLDLNSARPFRSINYNVPRMVRVQNVDLLHAANVDFKRTTNKPVAYGTLPLRDISTTPYGARPLALVEDTCFNAKQGTLATRPPEDVGLKSSNQPEVVQVILEVVAKHDELWRKSHEEHMSRMRADLASNVSSIIPSTNSMMANTTTPPVIISQYQGTIATQSTVDYNNQGMLSMVITKHDDLLKKVHEEHVSKVLTDMSKSAIPCAQNVCSQCNEAKTLVTRSSNTHNNDSALVRYQATAAVSQDQKVNKNNIIFLIFSKLTRTVMLANP; from the exons ATGTCTGAAACTCTGAAACACCGTGGGACTATAAAGCATAGGTTCTCGACCCTCAGATGGAACAAAGCCATTTCAAATTTAACTGATAAGCAAAAAGGATATGTTTCGAAACATGATCTGGATAATCTGTTGCACATCAATAAGCATCTCATTGTGCCCATCGGTTTCATGCAATGGCTTGCCGACCATACTCACTCAAATGTTGTCTTCAAGTACAAGAACAAAGTTATTCAAATCCAAAGGGAAATGGTCAATCAGGTTTTTGGAATTCAATCTGGTTCTGAACCTTTTCCTACCGAGAGCAATGATCCTGCTGTAGTAGCAAAAGTTAAGGCACTCAGTGATAAATATAAATCTGGAAGTAGGACCATTCCAATAGAAAACATTGTCAACATGATGAAGAATGATGAAACTGAGGAAGGGTTTATTTGTAGTTTCCTGTTTCTGTTCATCTCAACAGTTCTTTGTCCAATCACTGGCAACTACGCGATCTGGAAGCTTCTGTACGGTCTGCATGACATTTCAAAGTTGTATAATTATGATTTGGCAAGTTATTGCGTCAATCACCTCAGTGAAGAGATCGGAAGCTTCCACGAAAATATTTTTAACAGAGTCTCAATTGTTTTGAACGATCCCATCTGGGTTGGCGGCTACCTGCCCATGCTTGTT ATCATATATATGGATTTTCTGGATCTTAATTCTGCAAGGCCATTTAGGAGCATTAACTACAATGTGCCCAGAATGGTTCGTGTGCAGAATGTTGATTTACTTCATGCAGCTAATGTTGATTTCAAAAGGACAACTAACAAACCAGTAGCATATGGAACACTGCCT CTTCGGGACATTTCCACCACACCATATGGAGCTCGTCCACTAGCATTGGTTGAGGATACATGTTTCAACGCCAAACAAGGAACATTGGCCACAAGACCACCGGAAGATGTTGGTTTGAAATCATCCAACCAACCTGAA GTAGTGCAAGTTATATTAGAGGTGGTCGCCAAGCATGATGAGCTGTGGAGAAAAAGTCATGAAGAACACATGTCTCGAATGCGTGCAGATTTGGCAAGCAATGTGTCTTCCATCATTCCAAGCACCAATTCTATGATGGCAAATACTACCACCCCTCCTGTTATTATCAGCCAATACCAAGGGACAATAGCAACTCAGTCAACAGTGGACTATAACAATCAG GGAATGTTATCAATGGTGATTACCAAACACGATGATTTGTTGAAGAAAGTCCATGAAGAACATGTATCTAAAGTGTTGACAGATATGAGCAAAAGTGCGATTCCTTGTGCACAAAATGTGTGCTCCCAGTGTAATGAAGCAAAAACTCTTGTTACTCGCAGTAGCAATACCCACAACAACGACAGTGCTCTTGTGCGATACCAGGCAACGGCTGCTGTCAGTCAAGATCAGAAAGTTAACAAGAACAACATTATCTTCCTGATATTCAGCAAGTTAACAAGAACAGTGATGTTGGCAAATCCATAG